A genomic window from Candidatus Obscuribacterales bacterium includes:
- a CDS encoding tetratricopeptide repeat protein — translation MNKILLSLSLLLVLQQSAFAQTPSTDDVLKGSAVFETTPWGRYYKAGMSALAKRNYGEADEKLMRAIRESKKRGTQNEQLMLARLALGEVYLGTWQYTDAEWLFDKSLELAKKFKGAESEEAAQCLNGLAWIYTGQRKFAKAETLAKQSIAIRQKLADNSPQLARSIYTLGKCLDKQGFSDQAEPLYRRAITILQNNPDYQGLLLADVMQDCATLYQRQGNRDEAADLFAKSFAAKEEFVALDQSIYAKGGVTLNWSEGSPRCRQLNEPDRTVKYMSANGLRVATAIYDDGIRLNVMVSMSNNSDKPIAVGVGPVKLFNRKPKQEELFRLDPNVIADVIQDKAESKAAWNRLLGNMQRQRIITNYSGYTPGPYWGAWGIPYQQWTSVYDVPDYAAREAYYAKANAIEATGIATANTMRGTALKPQVLNPGQSKTGIVYFEHKPFDEAYLQVTVGNAIFEFPYTLDGKL, via the coding sequence GTGAACAAAATACTTTTATCGCTGAGCCTGCTTCTAGTGCTTCAGCAATCTGCTTTTGCGCAAACTCCATCTACTGATGACGTGCTCAAAGGCAGTGCCGTATTTGAAACAACTCCTTGGGGTCGTTACTACAAAGCCGGCATGTCCGCTCTGGCTAAGCGCAACTACGGCGAAGCCGATGAAAAATTGATGCGCGCCATAAGAGAATCAAAAAAGCGCGGCACACAAAATGAGCAACTGATGTTGGCACGCCTTGCTCTGGGAGAAGTCTATCTCGGCACCTGGCAATACACCGATGCTGAATGGCTCTTTGACAAATCCTTGGAATTAGCAAAGAAATTCAAAGGTGCGGAAAGCGAAGAAGCCGCTCAATGCTTAAATGGTCTTGCCTGGATTTACACGGGGCAACGCAAGTTTGCCAAAGCGGAAACTTTAGCCAAGCAGTCGATAGCTATTAGACAAAAACTCGCAGACAATAGTCCGCAATTAGCCAGAAGCATCTACACTCTGGGTAAGTGCTTGGACAAGCAAGGCTTTTCTGATCAAGCCGAACCACTCTACAGAAGAGCAATTACTATTCTGCAAAACAATCCTGATTATCAGGGACTACTTCTTGCCGACGTCATGCAAGACTGTGCCACGCTTTATCAACGTCAAGGCAACAGAGACGAAGCAGCCGATCTTTTCGCTAAGTCTTTTGCCGCCAAAGAAGAATTTGTCGCGCTAGATCAATCAATCTACGCAAAAGGCGGAGTCACCTTAAACTGGTCAGAAGGCTCACCGCGCTGCCGGCAACTAAACGAACCAGATCGCACCGTCAAATACATGAGCGCTAACGGCTTGCGCGTAGCTACAGCAATATATGATGACGGCATAAGGCTAAACGTAATGGTGTCCATGTCCAACAACAGCGACAAACCAATTGCTGTCGGAGTCGGCCCGGTAAAACTTTTCAATCGCAAACCGAAGCAAGAGGAATTATTCAGGCTTGACCCTAATGTCATAGCTGATGTGATTCAAGACAAAGCCGAATCCAAAGCAGCCTGGAATCGCCTTCTCGGCAACATGCAACGCCAACGCATCATCACCAACTACTCTGGTTACACTCCAGGACCCTATTGGGGCGCGTGGGGAATTCCATATCAGCAGTGGACAAGTGTTTACGATGTTCCTGATTATGCCGCCCGCGAAGCTTATTACGCCAAAGCTAACGCCATTGAAGCAACAGGCATTGCCACAGCCAACACCATGCGCGGCACTGCACTCAAGCCACAAGTGCTTAATCCTGGTCAATCAAAAACAGGTATTGTCTACTTTGAACACAAGCCCTTTGATGAAGCCTATCTGCAAGTCACAGTCGGTAATGCAATTTTCGAATTTCCATACACTCTAGACGGCAAACTCTAA
- a CDS encoding MATE family efflux transporter, with amino-acid sequence MNNEVSAAFEPCQTEPSENVFTEGSIGRAVWQMAWPLLLTSTLSSCVGLVDMYIAGFMGDAAQAAIGIGEQFIFLAVTIGTGLCIGCQALISRCVGARQLQLAWLYIKDSLYATTLIGLLATVIGIVFAKQIFSCFAAEPAVTELGVRYLQLTSLGNLPFVLAMTLTAIFRAYGVPHYALYVWTIITVVSIGSAFAFVFSDMPWGAMSVDSLAWSWNLGATLGVICGFVLLVREAGACNAPLQDKFRTMLPSVTRMREILALGLPATIAELSWVISNFLMFVLFANFPHATEAQAAWSVAHKLEETVASYPLLALSLAAAAVVGQNLGAGKTSRAFKAALVMAIYAGVAMFAVGCILTLASAPLVSLFSQDQLVVHYGQLLLSASPIVLPLLAIWLVFFGAVEGAGVTTVPMIFNAAGYLLVRLPLAWALAMPAGLGMNGVFIALFVSRFLLSLIAGMVFLRRRWLKVGLLQAA; translated from the coding sequence ATGAATAATGAAGTAAGTGCGGCTTTTGAGCCGTGCCAGACTGAGCCGTCCGAAAATGTTTTTACCGAAGGTTCGATTGGACGTGCCGTGTGGCAAATGGCTTGGCCATTATTGCTGACGTCCACGTTAAGTTCGTGTGTTGGATTAGTTGATATGTACATAGCAGGCTTCATGGGTGATGCTGCACAAGCTGCTATCGGTATCGGCGAGCAATTTATTTTCCTTGCTGTGACAATCGGCACAGGATTGTGCATCGGTTGCCAGGCTTTAATTTCGCGATGTGTTGGCGCTCGACAATTGCAGCTTGCTTGGTTGTACATAAAGGACAGTCTCTATGCTACGACGTTAATCGGATTGTTAGCTACGGTGATTGGCATAGTTTTTGCGAAGCAAATATTTTCGTGCTTCGCTGCCGAGCCTGCAGTCACTGAACTTGGTGTTCGCTATCTGCAGCTAACGTCGCTAGGTAATTTGCCGTTTGTGTTGGCAATGACATTGACGGCGATATTCCGCGCTTATGGCGTACCTCATTATGCGTTGTATGTTTGGACAATCATTACGGTAGTAAGTATCGGCTCGGCATTTGCATTTGTATTTAGTGACATGCCGTGGGGTGCGATGTCTGTAGATTCGCTTGCCTGGTCGTGGAATCTAGGTGCCACGCTTGGGGTTATTTGTGGTTTTGTATTGTTGGTGAGAGAAGCGGGCGCATGCAATGCGCCCCTACAGGACAAATTTCGCACAATGCTACCGTCAGTTACGCGCATGCGTGAGATTCTTGCTCTCGGGTTGCCGGCAACGATAGCCGAGCTGTCTTGGGTTATTTCGAATTTTCTGATGTTTGTGCTGTTTGCTAATTTCCCGCATGCAACAGAGGCGCAAGCTGCTTGGTCGGTGGCGCATAAGCTCGAAGAGACAGTAGCTTCGTATCCGCTATTGGCTCTGAGTCTGGCCGCAGCAGCAGTCGTGGGACAAAATCTTGGTGCGGGTAAAACATCGCGTGCATTCAAAGCCGCTTTGGTAATGGCTATCTACGCGGGCGTTGCTATGTTTGCTGTAGGCTGTATTTTGACTTTGGCATCTGCTCCGCTTGTTTCACTTTTCTCGCAAGATCAATTGGTAGTTCATTACGGGCAATTATTGCTTTCTGCTTCGCCGATTGTTTTGCCGTTGCTAGCAATATGGCTTGTCTTCTTCGGCGCAGTCGAAGGCGCTGGAGTGACAACTGTACCGATGATTTTCAATGCTGCTGGTTATCTGCTTGTGCGCTTACCGTTGGCGTGGGCATTGGCAATGCCGGCAGGGCTTGGAATGAACGGCGTGTTCATTGCGCTCTTTGTATCAAGATTCTTACTGAGCCTGATAGCCGGAATGGTGTTTTTGCGGCGCAGGTGGCTTAAGGTCGGCTTGTTACAGGCTGCTTAG
- a CDS encoding ATP-dependent Clp protease proteolytic subunit, with protein MTKKHEHTTEQPESNPQPKASSRRVYLFGRLENEVAMPVIARLLKLNDRDSSRPIDLYINSAGGNGYNADAIIAVMHSIDAPVNTICLGHALSGACEILASATGKRQAYEFSTLMFHQTLWEADGDITNLEIQAQQGQRFREAQIELLHRCTGKDKDTIRTDIERDHYMSAGEALRYGLVDEVIPHTSKRGRSGKKAKSGSKVRSISKAAKRASKVAASYKPKKSARTTRKSRK; from the coding sequence ATGACTAAGAAACACGAGCACACAACCGAGCAACCGGAATCAAATCCGCAACCAAAGGCATCCAGCCGCCGAGTATATTTATTCGGCAGATTGGAAAATGAAGTTGCTATGCCTGTTATTGCTCGCCTGCTGAAACTAAACGATCGTGACAGCAGCCGTCCAATCGACTTGTATATCAACTCAGCCGGCGGCAACGGATACAACGCTGATGCGATAATTGCCGTTATGCACTCGATAGATGCCCCAGTAAACACGATTTGCTTGGGACATGCGCTATCCGGTGCTTGCGAAATTCTCGCCTCTGCTACAGGCAAACGCCAAGCATATGAATTTTCCACATTGATGTTCCACCAGACCCTCTGGGAAGCTGATGGCGATATCACCAATTTGGAAATTCAAGCTCAGCAGGGTCAACGTTTCCGTGAAGCGCAAATTGAACTTTTGCATCGCTGCACCGGTAAAGACAAAGATACGATCCGTACAGATATTGAACGCGATCACTATATGTCTGCCGGTGAAGCGTTGCGCTATGGACTAGTCGATGAAGTGATACCACATACGTCTAAACGTGGACGCAGCGGTAAGAAGGCTAAGTCCGGCAGCAAAGTTCGCAGCATCTCTAAAGCTGCTAAGCGCGCAAGCAAGGTTGCCGCTTCTTACAAACCGAAGAAGTCCGCTCGTACAACTCGTAAATCGCGCAAGTAA
- a CDS encoding NAD-binding protein produces the protein MKPASTQGRIVSYSIRIVLLVAFGTMGYMLIEHWTFLDALWMTVNMLATVGYGELKLDDAGRIFTIFFILAGVGVFLSIVGNMVQLLLEANPTAIFGRRYMKRQINGLSGHKIVCGYGRTGQEVANHFKDSKVPFLVIEQDPLRAKRAEQDGMLIIQGDATADEILRDARIEAASGIVCTLPDDTANTFIALAASELNKDIHIVSRSGNPGSEAKMIRAGAQKVISPYVICGRRMATAVTHPLVLEFLDVAMHTPGYDLRMEQVSLKKGSKLVGMSLKDANVKQISGAMILAVSKHGKLITNPAPDHTFAESDELIALGTEEQLKKLSELAGALILEEMK, from the coding sequence GTGAAACCCGCATCCACACAGGGACGCATCGTTTCCTATTCAATAAGAATAGTTCTGCTCGTAGCATTCGGCACGATGGGCTACATGCTTATCGAGCACTGGACGTTTCTTGACGCCTTGTGGATGACCGTAAATATGCTGGCAACTGTCGGCTACGGCGAGCTCAAGCTGGACGATGCCGGACGCATCTTCACAATTTTCTTTATATTGGCCGGCGTCGGTGTATTCCTTTCTATTGTCGGCAACATGGTACAACTCTTGCTGGAGGCTAACCCCACAGCCATATTTGGACGTCGGTATATGAAAAGACAAATCAACGGGTTGTCAGGACACAAAATAGTTTGCGGCTATGGTCGGACCGGACAAGAAGTCGCCAACCACTTTAAGGACAGCAAAGTTCCTTTTTTGGTCATTGAACAAGACCCACTGCGCGCCAAGCGCGCCGAACAAGACGGCATGCTCATCATTCAAGGTGACGCCACAGCCGACGAGATCCTAAGAGATGCCAGAATTGAAGCTGCCAGCGGCATAGTCTGCACCCTGCCTGACGACACAGCCAATACTTTTATAGCCCTGGCCGCCAGCGAGCTAAATAAGGATATCCACATCGTTTCCCGCTCCGGCAATCCCGGCTCAGAAGCCAAAATGATTCGCGCTGGCGCCCAAAAGGTTATCTCACCGTATGTCATTTGCGGCAGACGCATGGCAACTGCCGTAACGCATCCGCTAGTGCTGGAATTTCTTGACGTTGCCATGCACACACCAGGCTATGACCTGCGCATGGAACAAGTCTCCCTTAAAAAAGGCTCAAAACTCGTCGGTATGAGCTTAAAAGATGCCAACGTAAAACAGATTTCCGGTGCCATGATTTTGGCGGTTAGCAAACATGGTAAGCTCATTACGAACCCGGCACCTGACCATACATTTGCCGAATCGGACGAACTAATTGCGTTAGGCACGGAAGAACAACTGAAAAAGCTTTCTGAACTGGCAGGAGCTCTCATTCTTGAGGAAATGAAATGA
- the atpD gene encoding F0F1 ATP synthase subunit beta: MSTTLNATEGRVVQVIGPVIDVEFAPGHLPELYNALEVIDKNPAGDEIKVVVEVQQMLGDNRVRTVAMSSTDGLTRGMRVVNTKSAITIPVGEKTLGRILNVLGEVVDEGEEIKGGDRWPIHRPCPDLTDLEVQTVVFETGIKVVDLLAPYIKGGKVGLFGGAGVGKTVIIMELIHNIAVHHGGYSVFGGVGERTREGNDLWMEMKESGVIDKVALVYGQMNEPPGARMRVGLAALTAAEYFRDVNRQDVLLFVDNIFRFVQAGSEVSALLGRMPSAVGYQPTLANEMGELQERITSTKNGSITSVQAVYVPADDLTDPAPATTFGHLDATTVLSRQIAELGIYPAVDPLASTSTALKPEIVGQDHYDVARGVQQTLQRYKDLQDIIAILGMDELSAEDKLIVTRARKIQRFLSQPFFVAEAFTGRPGKYVNLKDTVAGFKQILAGELDELPEQAFYMAGGIDEVKEQAKALANA, encoded by the coding sequence ATGAGCACAACACTTAACGCAACTGAGGGACGTGTCGTACAGGTCATCGGACCAGTTATCGACGTAGAGTTTGCCCCAGGTCACTTGCCGGAGCTGTACAACGCCCTGGAAGTTATTGATAAAAACCCAGCCGGCGATGAAATCAAAGTTGTCGTCGAAGTTCAGCAAATGCTCGGTGACAACCGTGTTCGTACCGTAGCTATGAGTTCTACAGACGGTTTGACCCGCGGAATGCGCGTCGTCAACACCAAATCCGCTATCACCATTCCGGTTGGCGAAAAGACACTTGGTCGCATCTTGAACGTACTTGGTGAAGTTGTAGACGAAGGCGAAGAAATTAAAGGTGGCGACAGATGGCCGATTCACCGCCCATGTCCTGATCTCACCGACTTGGAAGTTCAAACAGTTGTGTTTGAAACTGGTATCAAAGTCGTTGATTTGCTCGCTCCATACATCAAGGGTGGTAAGGTCGGATTGTTCGGCGGCGCCGGCGTAGGCAAAACCGTTATCATCATGGAACTTATTCACAACATTGCTGTTCATCACGGCGGCTACTCTGTATTCGGTGGAGTAGGTGAGCGTACACGTGAAGGTAACGACCTCTGGATGGAAATGAAAGAGTCAGGCGTTATCGACAAAGTAGCTCTAGTCTACGGTCAGATGAACGAGCCACCAGGCGCACGTATGCGCGTAGGTCTGGCAGCACTGACAGCAGCTGAGTACTTCCGCGATGTTAACCGTCAAGACGTGTTGCTCTTCGTAGACAACATCTTCCGTTTCGTACAAGCCGGATCTGAAGTATCAGCTCTGCTTGGACGTATGCCGTCAGCTGTAGGCTATCAGCCGACATTGGCTAACGAAATGGGCGAACTGCAAGAGCGTATTACATCAACTAAGAATGGCTCTATTACATCTGTACAAGCCGTGTATGTGCCAGCCGACGACTTGACCGATCCAGCTCCTGCTACGACATTCGGTCACTTGGACGCTACAACAGTATTGTCCCGTCAGATTGCCGAGTTGGGAATTTACCCAGCCGTTGATCCGCTGGCTTCTACATCAACCGCGTTGAAGCCGGAGATAGTTGGACAAGATCACTATGATGTTGCCCGTGGCGTTCAACAAACACTGCAGCGTTACAAAGACTTGCAAGACATTATCGCCATCCTTGGTATGGATGAGTTGTCTGCAGAAGATAAGTTGATCGTTACAAGAGCTCGTAAGATTCAGCGCTTCTTGTCGCAACCGTTCTTCGTAGCTGAAGCATTTACCGGACGTCCTGGTAAGTACGTCAACTTGAAGGACACAGTTGCCGGCTTTAAGCAAATCTTGGCCGGTGAACTCGATGAACTTCCGGAACAGGCCTTCTACATGGCTGGTGGTATCGATGAAGTTAAGGAGCAAGCCAAAGCTTTGGCTAATGCCTAA
- a CDS encoding tetratricopeptide repeat protein encodes MHHHQYKTIPALTFLAISISLATNVVFAADKNLHKQAMRAMSAGQLNLAEELERNALKENPNDAVALEGLAIIYAQQEKYDEAITAAKQALQLNPNSFSNNFNLAELNLSMDKPARALHFYNKALQINPSSVPALIGKANSLTQLGNPLEALDFLEKINASNNPQLQLQLAKIYFSLGDMDQAEATAQSILREKSNDYQAKLLIAQINFERRNLPAAILLSNELIKSDPTKSGAYVLLSECFVATHSGLYNAIDLVKSAKQSATQKSYVLSKLAQAFDRQAITTRRSDPDYLEKRYAWHTLAEECWRQAVLVSPNDAELRYKYALDLRKSRKFVEAYYQINKSLELNPDNKHALLIKSKLKQSKYDLFGWLRFYLDGGDR; translated from the coding sequence TTGCATCATCATCAGTATAAGACAATTCCAGCATTAACATTCTTGGCAATTAGCATTAGCCTGGCAACTAATGTCGTATTTGCAGCCGACAAAAACCTGCACAAACAAGCCATGCGAGCAATGTCGGCAGGTCAGTTGAATCTCGCTGAAGAGCTGGAAAGGAATGCTCTCAAGGAAAATCCCAACGATGCAGTTGCCTTAGAAGGACTAGCCATAATCTATGCCCAACAAGAAAAGTATGACGAGGCAATTACGGCAGCCAAACAAGCACTTCAACTAAATCCAAATAGTTTTTCTAACAACTTCAATCTAGCTGAGCTTAACCTGTCTATGGACAAACCAGCCAGAGCCCTACACTTTTACAATAAAGCCTTACAGATAAATCCATCATCAGTGCCGGCTCTAATTGGTAAAGCCAATTCTTTGACCCAGCTCGGCAACCCATTAGAGGCTCTAGATTTTCTTGAGAAGATAAACGCTAGCAACAATCCCCAGCTGCAATTGCAGCTAGCCAAAATATATTTTAGCCTTGGCGACATGGATCAAGCAGAAGCAACTGCACAAAGTATTCTTCGCGAGAAATCCAATGACTATCAAGCAAAACTTCTTATTGCTCAAATCAATTTCGAACGAAGAAATTTGCCTGCTGCCATTCTTTTGTCCAATGAACTAATTAAAAGCGATCCAACCAAATCCGGAGCATATGTTCTACTGTCTGAATGTTTTGTAGCGACTCATTCCGGACTCTACAATGCAATTGATTTAGTCAAGTCAGCCAAGCAATCGGCTACTCAAAAGTCCTATGTTTTGTCGAAACTAGCTCAAGCATTTGATCGTCAGGCAATCACAACCAGAAGATCTGATCCGGATTATCTAGAGAAAAGATATGCCTGGCACACATTAGCGGAAGAGTGCTGGCGGCAAGCCGTCTTGGTTAGTCCCAATGATGCCGAGCTTCGCTACAAATACGCTCTGGATCTAAGGAAGAGCCGTAAATTCGTTGAAGCTTATTATCAAATAAACAAAAGTCTTGAACTCAATCCGGATAACAAGCATGCACTTTTAATCAAGAGCAAATTGAAACAGTCCAAATATGATCTATTCGGCTGGCTACGGTTTTACCTGGATGGCGGTGACCGGTGA
- a CDS encoding HAD-IA family hydrolase yields MKNATIVTCSAILFDMDGVLLDSTPAVERHWREWAEKHGLKYEDVIAVAHGTPSKETMQRMVPHLDHDKEAAEYERYECEDLVGVFPIGGAAVFTSNLPAEKWAIVTSCGHKLALARLAHVELNAPKILISADHVKKGKPDPEGYLAAAKILGVAPADCLVVEDSPNGLKAALTAGMRCLAVLTTHKKHELEGATHVVDSLEMVQVNPSSNGQISLTIDAV; encoded by the coding sequence ATGAAGAATGCCACCATAGTGACTTGTTCGGCAATCCTGTTTGACATGGACGGAGTCTTGCTCGATTCAACACCGGCTGTAGAACGGCATTGGAGAGAGTGGGCGGAAAAACATGGACTTAAATATGAGGACGTGATTGCAGTCGCTCATGGCACACCATCAAAAGAGACAATGCAACGCATGGTGCCCCACTTGGATCACGACAAAGAAGCTGCTGAATATGAGCGATATGAGTGCGAAGATTTAGTCGGCGTGTTTCCTATTGGCGGAGCGGCAGTATTCACTAGTAATTTGCCTGCGGAGAAGTGGGCGATAGTTACATCGTGCGGACATAAGCTTGCGCTTGCTCGATTAGCACATGTCGAACTTAACGCACCCAAAATACTGATTTCTGCTGATCACGTCAAAAAAGGCAAGCCTGATCCGGAAGGCTATTTAGCAGCGGCAAAGATTCTTGGTGTTGCACCAGCTGATTGTCTTGTTGTGGAAGATTCGCCTAATGGACTGAAGGCGGCACTAACGGCAGGCATGAGATGCTTGGCTGTTTTGACCACGCATAAAAAACACGAGCTTGAAGGAGCTACGCACGTAGTTGATTCACTGGAAATGGTTCAGGTTAACCCAAGTTCCAATGGTCAGATTTCGCTCACAATTGACGCAGTCTAA
- the atpC gene encoding ATP synthase F1 subunit epsilon: protein MANKLMLRIITPERVVLEQEVEQVVARAVDGELSILPNHEPLLTALSIDVMRWQVDQKHEETAAVMGGIMEVNKNEVTILSDLAELDTEIDEAAAHQDKSRLEAEKTQKLDKLDAYITEMGIAKSMARLKAVEIRRTKRGKASH from the coding sequence ATGGCTAACAAGCTAATGCTTCGCATCATCACCCCAGAGCGTGTTGTTCTTGAACAAGAAGTCGAGCAAGTAGTTGCTCGCGCCGTTGACGGTGAGCTTTCAATTCTTCCGAATCACGAACCGCTTCTAACAGCGCTTTCAATCGATGTGATGCGCTGGCAGGTTGATCAAAAGCATGAAGAGACAGCAGCTGTTATGGGCGGCATCATGGAAGTCAACAAAAACGAAGTGACGATCCTTTCGGATTTAGCTGAGTTGGATACTGAAATTGACGAAGCTGCTGCGCATCAAGACAAGTCTCGCCTCGAAGCTGAGAAGACGCAGAAGCTCGATAAGCTCGATGCTTACATCACTGAAATGGGTATTGCTAAGAGCATGGCCCGCTTGAAGGCAGTGGAAATCCGCCGCACGAAGCGTGGTAAGGCATCGCACTAG
- a CDS encoding glycosyltransferase family 39 protein: MLTLRRPAAKAAAGINSAKNWLAPLALFVLAIGLLFFRLGDAGLINICESFYPASVREMIEANSYVIPQLNYQIYFSKPIMTFWLMAASYNVFGLNDFGGRFAQAALTVVLVMACFYVARKMKGNLAGYLTGAFLISSPFLLIFTRASSIDSFFTVFLGLTLCAFLHVVSNGSKKAWPLVYICLGLAVLTKGPAALVLFGGGIALALLVLRPSLADTKLLSDRLHPIAGSLLFLAVVLPWWIAVGIATKGLFPEVFVCYENINRYLGHVVLRRTFWWRYLVVIAVGLLPWSLYLPAVFFDTFKNRKPTSSLLDPRVVCLSFAAVVIAFFSFSSTQLETYVLPACPPLALAVGLTVVDWCKGFNLFGVKWLRGISTVLRFMGWIGFIAGLVAPWYFKDLVPWLAFGMPAAGLILALGFNWQYKLLRSERIEKSLVVMTTTMCLFSTLSVPMCIEQFYNNTQKEIHQLVSNIKKTPAQVGLFMHYLPATMYYTQGPVDCFFNAAQIVPSKPDSQKLYIIARTNEAAALSINPKIIMHPMCRTPKWGLYYVQGGTLAKNAPLEDTFKRLSMMDMINMDNKKYGVLTDYYSGGNLNLPERFKTRN, encoded by the coding sequence TTGTTAACGCTTAGGAGACCAGCCGCTAAAGCCGCGGCAGGCATAAACTCAGCTAAAAACTGGCTAGCTCCCCTGGCTCTTTTTGTCTTAGCCATAGGCTTGCTTTTCTTCCGTCTGGGCGATGCCGGACTTATCAATATATGTGAATCCTTTTATCCAGCATCGGTCAGAGAGATGATCGAAGCCAATAGTTACGTCATCCCGCAACTCAATTATCAGATTTATTTTTCAAAGCCCATCATGACTTTTTGGTTGATGGCAGCCTCTTACAACGTTTTTGGTCTCAATGATTTCGGTGGGCGATTTGCTCAAGCAGCGTTGACTGTAGTTTTAGTCATGGCTTGTTTCTATGTTGCTCGCAAGATGAAAGGCAATCTCGCCGGGTATTTGACGGGAGCCTTTTTAATAAGCTCTCCATTTCTACTTATTTTTACGCGTGCGTCATCAATTGATTCCTTCTTTACGGTGTTTCTTGGATTGACGCTGTGCGCCTTTCTGCACGTTGTTAGCAACGGCTCAAAGAAAGCATGGCCCCTCGTTTACATCTGTCTGGGACTAGCTGTTCTAACAAAAGGTCCAGCGGCGTTAGTCTTGTTTGGCGGCGGCATCGCACTAGCTTTGCTTGTTCTTCGCCCGAGCTTAGCAGACACCAAATTATTGTCAGACAGATTGCATCCGATTGCCGGTTCTCTGTTATTTCTCGCAGTTGTTTTACCCTGGTGGATTGCGGTAGGCATTGCCACCAAGGGACTATTCCCGGAAGTATTCGTTTGCTACGAAAACATCAACAGATACTTGGGACACGTTGTTTTACGCAGGACATTCTGGTGGCGCTATCTCGTCGTCATCGCCGTGGGGCTTCTTCCATGGTCACTTTATTTACCGGCTGTATTCTTCGATACATTCAAAAACAGAAAACCAACAAGTTCGCTGCTAGACCCGCGTGTTGTTTGCCTTAGCTTCGCTGCTGTTGTAATTGCTTTCTTCTCGTTTTCATCGACCCAATTAGAGACATATGTGCTACCTGCTTGCCCACCTTTAGCTCTAGCCGTCGGACTGACAGTTGTGGATTGGTGCAAGGGCTTCAATCTCTTTGGCGTGAAATGGCTGAGAGGTATTAGCACAGTACTCAGATTCATGGGCTGGATTGGCTTTATCGCAGGACTTGTGGCACCTTGGTACTTCAAGGATCTAGTACCCTGGCTAGCTTTTGGAATGCCTGCTGCAGGACTCATCCTCGCTTTAGGTTTCAACTGGCAATACAAGCTATTAAGGTCAGAACGCATCGAAAAAAGCTTGGTCGTTATGACAACCACCATGTGCCTGTTCTCAACTCTTTCAGTACCAATGTGCATTGAACAGTTTTACAACAACACACAAAAAGAAATACATCAACTGGTGAGCAACATCAAAAAGACTCCCGCTCAAGTGGGACTCTTTATGCACTACCTACCTGCCACCATGTATTACACGCAAGGTCCTGTAGATTGCTTCTTCAACGCAGCGCAAATTGTGCCAAGTAAGCCCGACTCGCAAAAGCTTTATATTATCGCTCGCACAAACGAAGCTGCGGCGTTATCCATTAATCCCAAAATCATCATGCATCCAATGTGCCGGACCCCAAAGTGGGGACTCTACTATGTGCAGGGCGGTACTCTAGCTAAAAACGCTCCATTGGAAGACACGTTCAAACGTCTATCCATGATGGACATGATAAACATGGATAACAAAAAGTACGGCGTGCTTACCGACTATTACAGTGGCGGTAATCTGAATTTGCCTGAGCGATTTAAAACGCGCAACTAA
- a CDS encoding DUF1292 domain-containing protein: MNEEQLQSEDTIVTLEGEDGHSYSCQIIDIFDFDEKEYALLLNLGGEDGEEEGEGADEKGSLVIMRLIQKGDQAIFQTIETEEEFQKVVAHVESMAKTIEGGDEHGCGEGCSDH, encoded by the coding sequence ATGAACGAAGAACAACTTCAATCGGAAGACACAATAGTCACGCTCGAAGGTGAGGACGGACATTCATATTCCTGCCAAATTATTGATATATTCGATTTCGATGAGAAAGAATATGCGTTGCTCTTGAACCTTGGCGGTGAAGACGGCGAAGAAGAAGGGGAAGGCGCCGACGAAAAAGGTTCGCTCGTCATCATGCGCCTGATACAGAAGGGCGATCAAGCGATCTTCCAGACAATTGAAACAGAAGAAGAATTTCAAAAGGTAGTTGCCCACGTTGAATCAATGGCGAAAACCATCGAAGGCGGCGACGAACATGGTTGTGGCGAAGGCTGCTCAGACCATTAG